One stretch of Fictibacillus sp. b24 DNA includes these proteins:
- a CDS encoding Na/Pi cotransporter family protein — protein sequence MLFQFIGGLGIFLFGIKYMGDGLQNSAGDRLREILDKLTTNPFMGVLAGIFVTVLIQSSSGTTVLTVGLVNAGFLTLRQAIGVIMGANIGTTVTSFIIGIDVGEYALPIIAVGSILIFFFKNPKYNYFGQITFGFGALFLGLELMGDGMKPLRSLEAFQELTVSMSDNPILGVVIGTLFTVIVQSSSATIGILQELYSQNMIDLKAALPVLFGDNIGTTITAILAAIGTTVAARRAALTHVIFNLLGTVIFLIVLVPFRHYIEFLSAKFNLEPAMQIAFAHGTFNVTNVLIQFWFIGLLAFIVTKLIKGEDVLIEYKAKHLDEIVLESSPSLAIRQAKQEIIRMANYSQAGLKEAIAYLNEKDKKNSDLALQYEEAINNLDRQITSYLVKLSAHPLTPQESNEHSMLLDTSRDIERIGDHMENIIELVDYQLRNNVRLTDTAKKDLDEMFTLTVSTVDKAVKALEEGNIELAKEVLGLEDKIDKMERTLRKQHIMRMNEGLCDGNAGIVFVDIVSNLERIGDHAVNIAEAVLEK from the coding sequence ATGTTATTTCAATTCATCGGAGGACTGGGGATCTTCTTATTTGGGATTAAGTACATGGGAGATGGACTTCAAAATTCAGCAGGAGACCGATTACGAGAAATACTTGATAAATTAACAACAAATCCTTTTATGGGAGTTTTAGCAGGGATATTTGTAACAGTATTAATTCAAAGTAGTTCAGGTACGACTGTGTTAACAGTTGGACTTGTTAATGCTGGATTCTTAACTCTAAGGCAAGCGATCGGTGTTATCATGGGGGCAAACATTGGTACAACAGTTACGTCCTTTATCATCGGTATCGATGTAGGTGAGTATGCATTGCCGATCATAGCAGTTGGATCCATCTTAATCTTTTTCTTTAAAAATCCGAAGTATAACTATTTTGGACAGATTACGTTTGGTTTTGGTGCGTTATTCTTAGGTCTTGAACTAATGGGTGACGGAATGAAACCATTGCGCAGCCTTGAAGCATTTCAAGAGCTGACGGTTTCCATGAGTGACAACCCAATCCTTGGAGTTGTAATTGGAACGTTATTTACTGTTATTGTGCAGTCTTCAAGTGCAACGATTGGTATTTTACAAGAGCTGTATTCTCAAAATATGATTGATCTTAAAGCCGCACTGCCTGTATTGTTTGGTGATAATATTGGTACTACGATTACGGCAATCTTAGCAGCTATCGGTACTACAGTTGCAGCAAGACGCGCTGCGCTTACTCATGTAATCTTTAACTTGCTTGGAACAGTTATCTTTTTGATCGTTCTTGTTCCGTTCAGACACTATATTGAATTCTTATCTGCAAAGTTTAACTTGGAACCGGCTATGCAAATTGCATTTGCACATGGTACCTTCAATGTCACGAACGTTCTGATACAGTTTTGGTTCATTGGGTTATTAGCCTTTATTGTTACAAAACTTATTAAGGGTGAAGATGTATTGATTGAGTACAAGGCAAAACATCTTGACGAAATCGTTTTAGAGAGTTCACCTTCTCTAGCAATTAGACAAGCTAAGCAAGAAATTATTCGTATGGCTAACTATTCTCAGGCGGGATTAAAAGAAGCCATCGCTTATTTAAATGAAAAAGATAAAAAGAATTCTGATCTTGCTCTTCAATATGAAGAAGCAATCAATAATTTAGATCGCCAGATAACATCTTATCTTGTAAAACTGTCTGCACATCCGTTAACACCTCAAGAATCAAATGAACACTCAATGCTGCTAGACACCTCTCGTGACATTGAACGTATTGGGGACCATATGGAAAATATTATTGAACTTGTTGATTATCAACTGCGTAATAATGTTCGTTTGACAGACACGGCTAAAAAAGACTTAGATGAAATGTTTACTCTTACCGTTTCAACAGTCGACAAGGCCGTTAAAGCATTAGAAGAAGGAAACATTGAACTGGCTAAAGAAGTGCTTGGATTAGAAGATAAAATCGATAAAATGGAGCGTACACTTCGCAAACAGCACATTATGCGTATGAACGAAGGACTATGCGACGGAAATGCAGGTATTGTTTTTGTTGATATCGTAAGTAACCTAGAAAGAATAGGGGACCACGCTGTTAACATTGCAGAAGCTGTACTAGAGAAGTAA
- a CDS encoding DUF456 domain-containing protein, whose translation MDYLYWFLIGLALVISFIALIYPILPGVLFLAAGFLIYGFAFSFEPFTPLFLTVQILLFISLFVVDYIGNAYAVKKKGGSKAALWGSTIGLIVGPFVIPVAGILIGPFLGAVIAELLFQRKGLKSAVSVGIGTVLAFVGTTLIKVFTQALMIGYFYYQVL comes from the coding sequence GTGGACTATTTATATTGGTTTTTAATTGGTTTAGCGTTAGTAATCAGTTTTATTGCGTTAATCTATCCGATTTTACCTGGTGTATTATTTTTAGCTGCCGGTTTTTTAATTTATGGATTTGCTTTTTCATTTGAGCCGTTCACGCCTTTATTTCTTACTGTGCAAATCCTATTGTTTATCAGTTTGTTTGTTGTTGACTACATAGGGAATGCTTATGCGGTTAAGAAAAAAGGAGGATCTAAAGCGGCTTTATGGGGAAGTACGATCGGATTGATAGTCGGACCTTTTGTAATACCTGTTGCCGGAATACTGATTGGACCGTTTTTAGGTGCTGTAATTGCAGAACTTCTATTCCAAAGAAAAGGATTGAAGTCAGCCGTTTCTGTAGGTATTGGTACTGTGCTTGCTTTCGTAGGAACAACTCTGATTAAAGTCTTTACACAGGCTTTAATGATCGGATATTTTTATTATCAAGTGTTATAA
- a CDS encoding superoxide dismutase produces MAKFELPALPYETNALEPHIDKETMEIHHGRHHKTYVDNLNAALEGQAEFENKSLEDLLSNLDSLPQSIQNAVRNNGGGHANHSLFWEVIAPGGANAPSGELADKINSKFGSLDAFKEEFANAGKTRFGSGWAWLVVNNGELEVTSTPNQDTPVMEGKTPILGLDVWEHAYYLNYQNKRPDYIAAFWNVVNWDEVEKRYNEAK; encoded by the coding sequence ATGGCTAAATTTGAACTGCCTGCATTACCTTATGAAACAAACGCACTTGAACCGCATATCGACAAAGAAACAATGGAGATCCACCACGGTCGCCATCACAAAACATATGTTGATAATTTAAATGCTGCTCTTGAGGGGCAAGCTGAATTTGAAAACAAGAGCTTGGAAGATCTTCTTTCAAACCTTGATTCTCTTCCGCAAAGTATCCAAAATGCTGTTAGAAACAATGGTGGTGGGCACGCTAACCATAGTCTTTTCTGGGAAGTAATCGCACCAGGCGGAGCTAACGCACCATCTGGAGAACTTGCTGACAAAATCAACAGCAAATTCGGAAGCCTAGATGCATTTAAAGAAGAGTTTGCGAACGCTGGTAAAACAAGATTTGGCTCTGGCTGGGCATGGTTAGTTGTAAACAATGGAGAGCTTGAAGTTACAAGCACGCCAAACCAAGATACACCTGTTATGGAAGGTAAAACACCGATCCTAGGACTAGATGTTTGGGAGCATGCTTACTACTTAAATTATCAAAACAAACGTCCTGATTACATCGCTGCATTTTGGAACGTTGTAAACTGGGATGAAGTTGAAAAGCGTTATAACGAAGCAAAATAA
- a CDS encoding MFS transporter: MRLKKFMDTDQYPRDLFLLLFVGGLFTLSTALSNTFVNIFLWKQSGKITDIAFYNLSIVVMQPIAFYLAGWFAKKIDRVIVLRIGVLILALFYIGVLYMGSLASNYIILLGAMLGFGLGFYWLAFNVLTLEVTEPETRDFFNGYLGVLNSLSGMIGPLSAGYIITRMDKHAGYETIFTVSMVLFFVAVAISFFLKRRKADGRFGIREVLQERKKDKAWLQLLRAHFFQGFREGTFVFLIVIWVYTASKSEFALGTYGFVQSLVSFVGYYCVSHYLTPRNRMRAIFIGGLLLFISPFMLLFPVSFTLLVVYGVSVSIAYPLLLVPYVSLTYDIIGKCRGIHEKRIEYIVVREMYLNAGRIISIITFIIVVNLLSQEKGIPLLLPILGAGHFLIYFCLRKVSFSKNSSQKTIELAETQQDGNNPNKQ; encoded by the coding sequence ATGAGATTAAAAAAATTCATGGATACCGACCAATACCCTAGAGATTTGTTCTTATTGCTATTTGTGGGCGGATTATTTACCTTAAGTACAGCTCTTTCAAATACGTTTGTTAACATTTTTTTGTGGAAGCAATCTGGGAAAATTACAGATATCGCTTTTTATAATCTTTCTATTGTTGTCATGCAGCCGATAGCGTTTTATTTAGCGGGATGGTTTGCCAAAAAAATTGACCGCGTTATCGTACTGAGAATAGGTGTTTTAATACTTGCTTTATTTTATATAGGCGTCCTTTACATGGGATCGTTGGCGAGTAACTACATCATTTTACTAGGGGCTATGTTAGGATTTGGTTTAGGATTTTACTGGCTCGCTTTTAACGTGCTGACATTGGAAGTTACCGAACCGGAGACCCGTGATTTTTTTAACGGATATCTAGGCGTACTGAATTCCCTTTCAGGAATGATTGGTCCACTCAGTGCAGGGTATATCATTACTAGGATGGACAAACATGCAGGATACGAAACAATTTTCACCGTTTCAATGGTCTTGTTTTTTGTGGCAGTTGCTATAAGTTTTTTTTTAAAACGAAGAAAAGCAGATGGCAGGTTTGGTATAAGAGAGGTTTTACAGGAACGTAAAAAAGACAAAGCTTGGCTGCAGTTGCTAAGAGCACATTTTTTTCAGGGATTTCGTGAAGGAACATTTGTTTTTTTAATTGTAATATGGGTATATACAGCTTCTAAAAGTGAATTCGCTCTTGGAACTTACGGGTTTGTTCAGTCCTTAGTATCTTTTGTTGGGTATTATTGTGTCTCGCATTATTTAACACCTAGGAATAGAATGAGAGCGATATTTATTGGAGGATTGTTGCTCTTTATTTCGCCGTTTATGCTGCTTTTCCCCGTTTCATTTACACTCCTCGTCGTATACGGGGTATCTGTTTCGATTGCTTATCCGCTGTTATTAGTTCCATATGTCTCATTAACGTATGATATTATCGGAAAATGTAGGGGTATTCATGAAAAAAGAATTGAGTATATTGTTGTTCGTGAAATGTATCTGAATGCAGGAAGGATCATTTCAATCATTACGTTTATCATCGTGGTAAATCTTTTATCACAAGAAAAGGGTATCCCTTTATTGCTGCCCATTTTAGGTGCCGGACACTTTTTAATTTATTTTTGCTTAAGAAAAGTTTCTTTCTCAAAAAACAGCTCTCAAAAAACAATTGAGCTTGCAGAAACACAGCAAGACGGAAACAATCCTAACAAACAATAA
- a CDS encoding penicillin-binding transpeptidase domain-containing protein, whose amino-acid sequence MKTNDNKKKNHVPIRINALFLSAFFLFSVLVLRLGYVQIVKGEEYKRDAYLTENVTTKLDAPRGKMFDANYRVVVDNDPVFSITYTRTQEADAEQRYKLALKLADLIDKDFEELTERDKKDYFIFLNEKEVESRLSKEEKKDTPPEELYNLMLQKVTQEDIDSFTNKELEVLAIKSEMDRGYTLSPQRIKVGATEKEIALISEHLPELEGVDIKPDAERSYPYGNSFRDIFGQVKQIPKSRMDYYTARGNDRNDMVGTSFLEEQYESLLRGTKSKIKYVTDKKGNPVGDPVEEDGARGSDLILTVDMNLQQEVEKVIEEKLKDAIRGKFAYDNNKLNSAYVVMMNPNTGEILSMAAKKYDRKTGKFTDIPFGNVYDSYAMGSTVKGATVLTGLKEGVIEPNTIINDAPLTFGDSRPLKSHENMGPVDAVEALERSSNVYMWHIAMRLAGYDYSNKRFNENKVQEAFNILRNSYSQFGLGVPTGIDLPSEATGYNTGMSNELSQAMFFSIGQFDTYTPMQMAQYVSTIANGGLRMQPHLLKEVREPSVDPNKLGKLLYRFEPNILNRIEMKPSEIAVVQKGFYEVMHGNGGTAAWKFKNKDYNPAGKTGTAEIDKATGIVNKTLIGYAPYENPEVAFAVVVPNIKEGNTNSEIAEGALDAYFSMKKEGIPAKPDTKDRAQDEESR is encoded by the coding sequence ATGAAAACAAACGACAATAAAAAGAAAAACCATGTACCAATTCGAATCAATGCCCTTTTTTTATCGGCGTTCTTTCTCTTTTCAGTGTTGGTTCTCAGACTTGGTTATGTGCAGATCGTAAAAGGTGAAGAATATAAGCGCGATGCTTACTTAACAGAGAATGTAACAACGAAATTGGATGCTCCACGAGGTAAAATGTTTGATGCGAACTACCGGGTAGTAGTGGATAATGATCCAGTTTTCTCTATTACATATACAAGAACTCAGGAAGCTGATGCTGAGCAAAGATACAAATTAGCCTTAAAGCTAGCGGATCTTATAGATAAAGATTTTGAAGAACTAACCGAACGAGATAAAAAAGATTATTTTATTTTTCTAAACGAAAAGGAAGTAGAATCAAGATTATCTAAGGAAGAGAAGAAGGATACTCCCCCAGAAGAGCTTTATAATCTTATGCTTCAAAAAGTAACTCAAGAAGATATTGACTCCTTTACAAATAAAGAGCTTGAAGTTCTTGCGATTAAAAGTGAAATGGACAGGGGTTATACGCTTTCTCCCCAAAGAATTAAGGTTGGAGCTACCGAAAAAGAAATTGCGTTGATCAGTGAGCATTTACCTGAACTAGAAGGTGTGGATATAAAACCTGATGCTGAACGATCATATCCTTATGGTAATTCTTTTCGTGATATCTTCGGTCAAGTAAAGCAAATACCGAAATCGAGAATGGATTATTACACAGCACGTGGTAATGACCGTAACGATATGGTCGGCACGAGTTTTCTTGAAGAACAATACGAATCACTTCTACGTGGAACAAAGTCGAAAATTAAATATGTTACAGATAAAAAGGGTAATCCAGTTGGAGATCCGGTAGAGGAAGATGGTGCAAGAGGAAGCGATCTTATTCTGACTGTAGACATGAATCTTCAGCAAGAAGTTGAAAAAGTCATCGAAGAAAAATTAAAAGATGCTATTCGGGGCAAGTTTGCATACGACAACAACAAGTTAAACAGTGCGTATGTTGTCATGATGAATCCGAATACCGGTGAAATATTATCCATGGCGGCTAAAAAATACGACAGAAAAACAGGGAAGTTTACAGACATACCTTTTGGCAATGTTTATGACTCATATGCTATGGGGTCAACTGTTAAAGGAGCAACTGTTTTAACTGGCCTCAAAGAAGGAGTCATCGAGCCAAATACGATCATTAATGATGCACCGTTAACTTTTGGTGACAGCCGTCCTTTAAAATCGCATGAAAACATGGGGCCGGTCGACGCTGTTGAAGCTTTAGAAAGATCTTCAAACGTATATATGTGGCACATTGCTATGCGTTTAGCGGGATATGACTATTCTAACAAGCGCTTTAACGAGAACAAGGTCCAAGAAGCATTTAATATATTAAGAAACTCATACAGTCAATTTGGTCTTGGTGTACCAACTGGAATAGATCTTCCCTCAGAGGCGACTGGTTATAACACAGGGATGAGCAATGAATTATCACAAGCCATGTTCTTCTCCATCGGTCAATTTGACACATATACTCCGATGCAGATGGCACAGTATGTTTCTACTATTGCTAACGGTGGCCTTAGAATGCAGCCGCATCTTTTAAAAGAGGTAAGAGAACCATCCGTAGATCCTAACAAGTTAGGAAAGCTTCTTTATCGATTTGAACCAAATATTTTAAATAGGATCGAAATGAAGCCAAGTGAAATCGCAGTTGTACAAAAAGGATTTTATGAAGTTATGCACGGCAACGGCGGTACAGCTGCATGGAAGTTCAAAAACAAGGATTATAATCCAGCAGGAAAAACAGGTACAGCCGAAATTGATAAGGCTACAGGTATTGTTAATAAGACACTGATTGGATATGCACCATACGAAAATCCAGAGGTAGCATTTGCAGTCGTTGTTCCAAACATAAAAGAAGGGAATACGAACAGTGAAATAGCTGAAGGGGCACTGGATGCGTATTTCTCAATGAAAAAAGAAGGCATTCCGGCTAAACCGGATACAAAAGATAGAGCTCAAGATGAAGAATCACGTTAA
- a CDS encoding PstS family phosphate ABC transporter substrate-binding protein: MKKMKSVYLLAVMSLILVFAAACGNKSEDGAAGGGDLSGKIKIDGSSTVFPIMEAVSEEFQAANPDVQAPVGVSGSGGGFEKFVRGELDLANASRPIKDEEKTAAADKGIEFTEFELAKDGLSVVVPKENDFIDHLTLDELKKIFLEEEAAKTWADVREGWPKEKIEIYAPGTDSGTYDYFDEVILEEKPMRRDAQLSEDDNVLVQGVTGSKNAIGFFGYAYYQANKDKVKAVPIDGGNGPVEPTPKTIESGEYAPLSRPLFTYVNNKSLKENEAVYEYMKFALENAGELASSDSIGYVSLPKEKYEEQMKKLDELAGK; encoded by the coding sequence ATGAAGAAAATGAAGTCTGTGTACCTTTTAGCGGTAATGTCACTAATCCTAGTTTTCGCTGCAGCATGTGGAAACAAGAGTGAAGATGGAGCTGCTGGCGGCGGAGATCTAAGCGGTAAAATCAAAATCGATGGATCATCCACAGTATTCCCAATTATGGAAGCTGTTTCTGAAGAGTTCCAAGCTGCAAATCCTGATGTTCAAGCACCTGTTGGAGTTTCGGGTTCAGGTGGTGGATTTGAAAAGTTCGTTCGTGGAGAACTTGACCTAGCTAATGCTTCACGTCCGATTAAAGATGAAGAAAAAACAGCTGCTGCAGATAAAGGTATTGAATTCACTGAGTTCGAACTAGCAAAAGACGGTTTGTCAGTAGTAGTACCAAAAGAAAATGATTTCATTGATCACTTAACACTAGATGAGCTTAAAAAGATCTTCCTTGAAGAAGAGGCTGCAAAAACTTGGGCTGATGTACGTGAAGGATGGCCTAAAGAAAAAATCGAAATTTATGCTCCAGGTACAGACTCTGGAACATACGATTATTTTGATGAAGTAATCCTTGAAGAAAAACCAATGCGCCGTGATGCTCAATTATCTGAAGATGACAACGTATTAGTTCAAGGTGTAACAGGTTCTAAAAATGCTATTGGATTCTTCGGTTATGCATACTACCAAGCAAATAAAGATAAAGTAAAAGCTGTTCCGATTGATGGTGGAAACGGTCCTGTAGAACCAACACCTAAAACAATTGAATCTGGTGAATACGCTCCACTTTCTCGTCCGTTGTTCACTTATGTAAACAACAAATCTCTAAAAGAAAACGAAGCAGTTTATGAGTACATGAAGTTTGCTCTTGAGAACGCAGGTGAGCTTGCATCATCTGATTCAATCGGATATGTATCACTTCCGAAAGAAAAGTACGAAGAGCAAATGAAAAAGCTTGATGAGCTTGCAGGTAAATAA
- the pstC gene encoding phosphate ABC transporter permease subunit PstC, producing MVSRDKTNQKSIRSMIQENKSSRSQSAVMEKVVPKIFLICAIISIFTTLGIVFTLLTETVTFFSRISIFEFLTNTRWFPFTSDENADYGILALVMGTLTITAIAMVVAIPVGLAVAIYLSEYASAKTRKIIKPILEVLAGIPTIVYGFFALTFVTPLLDKIIPGGISIFNALSPGIVVGIMIIPMIASLSEDAMNAVPNSMREGAMALGATRFEVAIKVVLPAALSGVIASFVLGISRAIGETMIVTIAGGSRPTADINVTESIQTMTAYIVQVSQGDTGYGTTIYYSIYAVGMTLFVFTLIMNLLAQFISRKFREEY from the coding sequence TTGGTGTCCAGAGATAAAACAAACCAAAAATCAATCCGCTCTATGATTCAGGAGAATAAATCTTCAAGAAGTCAATCGGCGGTAATGGAAAAGGTAGTTCCAAAAATCTTTTTGATTTGTGCAATTATATCTATTTTTACAACGTTAGGCATTGTTTTTACTTTATTAACAGAAACTGTTACGTTTTTTAGCCGAATTTCAATATTTGAGTTTTTAACGAATACTCGCTGGTTCCCTTTTACTTCTGACGAAAATGCAGACTACGGGATTCTTGCACTAGTTATGGGTACATTGACGATTACTGCCATTGCCATGGTTGTTGCAATCCCTGTAGGTCTTGCTGTAGCTATATATTTAAGTGAGTATGCATCAGCAAAAACTCGAAAGATCATTAAACCAATTCTTGAAGTTTTAGCTGGAATCCCTACAATTGTTTACGGATTCTTTGCACTCACGTTTGTAACACCTTTATTAGATAAAATTATTCCAGGCGGCATTTCAATCTTTAATGCTTTAAGCCCCGGAATTGTTGTGGGTATTATGATTATACCTATGATTGCATCATTATCAGAGGATGCGATGAATGCTGTGCCAAACTCTATGAGAGAAGGTGCTATGGCTTTAGGTGCAACACGTTTTGAAGTTGCCATTAAAGTTGTATTGCCTGCTGCACTATCTGGAGTGATTGCTTCGTTTGTTCTAGGAATCTCAAGAGCAATTGGTGAAACAATGATCGTAACCATTGCAGGTGGTTCTAGACCGACTGCCGATATTAATGTGACGGAATCCATTCAAACGATGACTGCTTACATCGTACAAGTCAGTCAAGGTGATACAGGATATGGAACTACGATTTATTACAGTATCTATGCTGTAGGTATGACGTTGTTTGTATTTACGTTAATCATGAATTTGCTTGCTCAATTTATTTCCCGCAAGTTTAGGGAGGAATATTAA
- the pstA gene encoding phosphate ABC transporter permease PstA, with protein sequence MGLINKESVKKKMGSRIAANGFAKFLFILATCFSLLVLGVLIYRILSEGLPYLSLDFITNFASRMPERAGIWAALLGTIWIMAVTAPVSFILGVGTAIYLEEYAKKNAFTKFVQINISNLAGVPSIVFGLLGLTIFVRLAGLGSSVLAGGLTMSLLILPVIVVASQEAIRTVPREIREASFGMGATKWQTIRRIVFPAALPGILTGTILALSRAVGETAPLLVLGALAYVAFVPENLFSQFTVLPIQLYNWTSRPQEDFHMLAASGIIILMIILLIMNSIAVFIRNKFHKRF encoded by the coding sequence ATGGGTTTAATTAATAAAGAGTCTGTTAAAAAGAAAATGGGGAGCAGAATAGCAGCGAACGGCTTTGCTAAATTCCTGTTTATACTTGCAACATGCTTCTCCCTGCTTGTACTAGGTGTTTTGATCTATAGAATTTTATCTGAAGGATTACCTTATTTAAGTTTAGATTTTATTACTAACTTCGCATCTAGAATGCCTGAACGTGCAGGTATTTGGGCAGCGCTGCTAGGAACGATCTGGATCATGGCGGTTACGGCACCTGTTTCATTTATCCTTGGTGTTGGAACGGCTATCTATCTTGAAGAGTATGCGAAGAAAAATGCATTCACAAAATTTGTTCAGATTAATATTTCTAACTTAGCTGGTGTTCCATCCATTGTATTTGGGTTGTTGGGACTTACAATCTTTGTTCGTTTAGCTGGACTCGGATCGAGTGTGCTGGCTGGTGGATTAACGATGAGTTTATTGATTCTTCCTGTTATTGTAGTTGCTTCTCAAGAAGCGATCAGAACAGTTCCGAGGGAAATTCGTGAGGCTTCATTTGGAATGGGCGCAACAAAGTGGCAAACCATTAGAAGAATTGTGTTTCCTGCTGCGCTACCTGGTATTTTGACTGGAACAATCTTGGCTCTATCTCGTGCAGTTGGGGAAACAGCTCCATTATTAGTGTTAGGAGCATTAGCATATGTTGCTTTTGTGCCAGAAAATTTATTCTCGCAGTTTACGGTGCTTCCTATTCAGCTTTACAACTGGACGAGCAGACCACAAGAAGATTTCCATATGCTCGCAGCGAGCGGAATCATTATCTTGATGATCATCTTGCTGATTATGAATTCCATTGCGGTATTTATTCGAAATAAGTTTCATAAACGCTTCTAA
- the pstB gene encoding phosphate ABC transporter ATP-binding protein PstB: MVQKGEKDQDFTPVFNINNLNLWYGQDHALKDIKFDIPEKQVTAIIGPSGCGKSTFIKTLNRMVEMIPIVRMSGEIVYRDKNIFDPKYGVEELRTQVGMVFQKPNPFPKSIYDNVAYGPRIHGIKNKKVLDEVVEKSLKGAAIWDEVKDRLNENAYGLSGGQQQRLCIARCLAIEPDVILMDEPTSALDPISTLKVEELVQELKKDYSIVIVTHNMQQAARISDRTAFFLNGEVVEYTDTSTLFSNPSDKRTEDYITGRFG, encoded by the coding sequence TTGGTACAAAAGGGAGAAAAAGATCAGGATTTCACACCTGTCTTTAATATAAACAACTTAAACTTATGGTATGGTCAAGATCATGCATTAAAAGATATTAAATTCGATATCCCTGAAAAGCAGGTTACTGCGATTATTGGACCATCAGGATGCGGGAAATCTACGTTTATTAAAACGTTGAACAGAATGGTTGAAATGATTCCGATCGTTCGTATGTCCGGGGAAATTGTTTATAGAGATAAAAATATTTTTGATCCTAAATACGGTGTTGAAGAACTTCGTACACAAGTAGGTATGGTATTTCAAAAGCCGAATCCGTTCCCTAAATCAATCTATGATAATGTAGCTTATGGACCGCGTATTCACGGGATCAAGAACAAAAAAGTATTAGATGAAGTTGTTGAAAAAAGCTTAAAAGGCGCAGCAATTTGGGATGAAGTGAAAGACCGTCTGAATGAGAATGCTTATGGTTTATCCGGAGGCCAGCAGCAGCGTCTATGTATTGCACGCTGTCTTGCAATTGAACCCGACGTAATCTTGATGGATGAACCAACATCTGCACTTGATCCAATCTCGACATTAAAAGTAGAAGAGCTTGTTCAAGAATTGAAAAAGGATTATAGCATTGTTATTGTTACTCATAACATGCAGCAAGCAGCTCGTATTTCGGATCGTACAGCATTCTTCCTTAATGGGGAAGTTGTAGAGTACACAGATACCAGCACATTGTTCTCGAATCCATCTGATAAGCGAACAGAAGATTATATTACAGGACGTTTTGGTTAA
- the phoU gene encoding phosphate signaling complex protein PhoU: MVVRENFQLQLEEMKNAIIQISKLTEEALLESVEALKTQDLDKALEVIENDNRINVLEDEINDMAILLIAKQAPVASDLRRIIAAIKISSDIERMADFAVNIAKSTIRIGKQELIKPLEELPKMAHHAIKMLTAATKAYVEEDVALAKELADMDDFVDETYGKIIKELLELMTKNPDHLSQISQLLFVCRYIERTADHATNIAESIIFLVKGKRYGLND; encoded by the coding sequence ATGGTTGTTCGTGAAAATTTTCAGCTTCAATTAGAAGAAATGAAAAATGCTATTATTCAGATTTCAAAGCTGACAGAAGAAGCTTTGCTTGAATCTGTAGAAGCTCTAAAAACTCAAGATTTAGATAAAGCATTAGAAGTTATTGAAAATGACAATAGAATAAATGTGTTAGAAGATGAGATCAATGATATGGCCATTCTTTTAATCGCAAAACAAGCTCCTGTAGCGTCAGATTTAAGAAGAATCATCGCTGCTATTAAGATTTCATCTGACATTGAAAGAATGGCTGATTTTGCAGTAAATATTGCAAAATCAACGATTCGAATCGGCAAGCAGGAACTGATTAAACCCCTCGAAGAACTTCCTAAAATGGCGCATCATGCTATAAAGATGCTGACTGCAGCTACAAAAGCTTACGTGGAAGAAGACGTTGCACTTGCAAAAGAACTTGCTGATATGGATGACTTTGTTGATGAAACGTATGGGAAAATTATTAAAGAGCTTCTAGAGTTAATGACCAAAAATCCTGATCACCTTTCACAAATTAGCCAATTGTTGTTTGTATGCAGATACATTGAGCGTACAGCTGATCATGCAACAAATATTGCAGAAAGCATTATCTTCCTGGTTAAAGGGAAAAGATACGGTTTGAATGATTAA